GCAAGTGAAAGCCGACCGACCTCGAGGTTGGCTATTATTATGGGATATTGATGGAATCTGTGAGTTAACTGCATTCTATACAGTTATTCCGTTTGTAAAAGGGATCATTCGGATTATAACTGTATTCTATACAATTAAAAACTAGAAAATCCATCAATAAGGTAGTAAATCAAGATAATAAGTGTAGGAAATACAGTTATATCCATTGGCGAATAATTTGAAGAATTATAGTTGTACTAAATACAGTTAAATGTTTAAATGTATTGCTTCCGTCGATCCTCTATACAGCTACGCAAGCCTGTGCTCTCTCAGGTCTCGTAAATAATCGTCCCTGTTTCCGTGAGATCGTATCCATGAATGGAGCCAAGCTCACTCTGAAAAGCTGGCGAACGTAAAATATCAATCACTGTAGCGATCCACTGCTCATGCTCCGGCTTCTTAAGCATCACGAGATCGTAACACTCCTGAATCAAGGGAATGAAATCAATGCCGTCGACAATTTTGGCAGCCTTCTCGGTGCCGATTGCCACATCCGCTTCTCCTCGTGCCACTTTACCGGCGACCGCCAAATGGCTATTCTCCTCCTGCTCATATCCAGATAGACTTGCGGCTGGAATGCCGTGCAATCGGAGCTGTTCATCCAATAACACACGTGCGCCAGAGCCACGTTCTCTATTGATCAGTGTGAGCCCTCCCTGTTGTAGATGAGACCAATCATGAAGACCTCTAGGGTTTCCCTTTTGAACATACAATCCTGCACTTCGGGTCAACAGACGGACTACAACATAAGAGAAGCCCACAAGTATTTTACGGATATAGGGAAGGTTATATTCTCCAGTATCCCCGTCGAGCAGATGAGTACTGACGATGTCCGATTCGCCCTGATACATAGCAATTAGACTGTCTAGACTGCCGGCGTAAGAACGAAGAGGGCGCTCAGTAGGCAGGTGACGCTCCAAATAGGTGGCTAGAATATCCAGTGACATATCCTGACCCGTAATAACAAGGCTGTGTCCTGCATCTTTACTGCTAATATGGCTAGAATGGGCTCCAGCTTGAGTTGGAGGATTCGCTCCAGCAAAAGTCAGCGGAAATGTCGATGGGGCCATGCCACTCCGAGTATTCTGTTTGTAAACTTCCAAATCCGATTGATCCACACGCATCTGTTTTCCTACACGGTAGGAGGGGAGCTCCCCTTTTTTAATTAGGTCATATACTTTTAATTTCGATATCTTCAGTAAACGGGCAATTTCCTCAGTCGTATATGATGTATTATCAGACATGATAAAAGCCTCCAGAACTTCATATTAGGACAAGACTACCCTATTTTGAAGTCCTGTGCAATTAGGCTATTGTGGTTTACCCGCCTGCTGTGTATTGGATAGCTTGATCAATTCTGAAACGGTGACAAATCGAAAACCTCTCTTTTCTAATTCCGGCAAAATAATTTTGAGCGCCTCTCTGGTCTGGGATTGTCCATGCACATGATCATGAAACAGAACGATGTCGCCATTATGTGCATTTCGAATAACCTTGTTCACGATACTGTGCACTCCAGGGCGATTCCAATCGCGTGTATCCTGATGCCAGGACCATAAAATAGGCTTTAAGCCCATGTTGTTTGAAATATCCACTAGCGTCTCGTCATACATTCCACCTGGAGGTCTGAACAATGCGCTATGCTTTCCAGAGACCTTTACAATCTCTTCTTCGGTTAAATTCAGCTCCCGCTCAAACTGGGCTTTGTTAATAGGTTTTCTAAAATAAACGTGATTGTAGGTATGGTTAGCTAATTCATGCCCTTCGGAAATGACTCGTTTGGCCACTTCTGGATACGCTGCAATTCTTTTTCCGATAGCAAAGAAGGTGCATTTCGCATGATATTGACTTAATACCTTTAATATTTGATCGGTTTCAGAAGGGTCAGGACCGTCATCGAACGTCAATGCAATTACTTTTTGGTTAGTATGTACTTCCCAAATCATGTCTCCTCTCTTTTCGTAGTAGTCGCGGTTTTTACTCGGGCTACCTAGGGCGGAGTTCGTGAAGCATAACAAGAGTGAGAGGGTAGTCATCATAATTTTGCTGCTAGTTTTCATGTATTCACCTGTTTTTTTTATTTTAGAATGCTCCTATAGATGGTTAAACTATTCATAGCACGATTAATCTCTCCATTTAACTTAGTTTTAGATTGGTGGATTACTTCCATCACTTTTGGGATTGGAACAGCATTTGTTTTTTGATGTGAAAATTGTTATGAAAATACCTTATAATGAAGTTCAATATACAGACATTTGGTTAGGGGTGGGAATATGACACTTATTGAGAAAAGAGAACACCGGCAGTATCCGGAAATTACCCGCCTAGAAACGTCGAGAGCTGCTTATGAGCGTGATTATTCACGCCTGATTCATTCGCCTACTTTTCGTAGGCTGCAAGGCAAATCTCAAGTGTTCGGGGCTGGCACGGGTGATTATTACCGGACGCGTCTGACTCATTCACTTGAAGTTGCACAGATCGCTCGTGAGGCAGCGAAAAGTCTGCTCAGATCTTACCCAGAGGTGGAGACGAGTAAGGCGGAGAATCCGGGGCTTGTTATAGATCCAGAGGTAGTGGAATGCGCAGCTATTGCTCATGATTTTGGTCACCCCCCCTTCGGACATAAAGGGGAAGAGGTGCTCGATAATATTTTGGAGCAGCTTATTGAAAAGAAGACTAATGAAGCTGCCCTGCAATCTGGAGCAACAGGTGCAGAGAGACTGCTGATTCATGAGCAGATGAAGCAGCGCTATGAGCATTTTGAAGGCAATGCTCACAATTATCGGCTGATTATGTTTCTGGAGAAGCGTGAGAACATTGATGGACTAAATCTATCTGATGCAGTGCTACTCGGAATTAATAAATATCCTTTTCCTGGCACCTCGCTGAAGAAGGGGATGTACCTTCACGAATGGGCATATATTTCGGAGATTCGCAAAGAGTGGGGAATACCAGCAGGTAAGAAAACGTTGGAAGCCCAGCTTATGGACCTTTGCGACGATATCGCTTATTCTGCACATGATTTGGAGGATGGGATTAAGGCTGGAAAGATTGAGGTGCATGAACACTTTATGCATGATTCCTATATTCAGCGGCTTATCGTAGAGAAAATCACAACACTAGAGGATTTCTTCTGGAAGGGTTGGGAGGAGGAAGGCATTCGCGCTAAGGTCGAAGAGGTGCTTAGTTCATTTCTTCGAGTATGGATGGAGAAAATGCCAACCTGCGAGAACGACTATTCCAGAACTCGGCGTGAAGTTAAGGCTTATTGGGTCAGCACCTTTGTTGCAAGTCTGGGTGTGATCCCTGATGGGGACTGGAAGAAGGTCACCTTTATAAAGGAAGGAAAAGAAGATGAGGATATGCTACGGACCGTAAGCGTGCTGAAAAGCTTCGCTTGGGTCACGATGATTCGTGATTTACGTGTGCAGCGGCTTCAGAAACGTAGTGAATGGATTTTGCGCCGTCTTTGGGGAGCTTTTCTTGATCCGCAGACGTCTAAAGCCATTATTCCATCAGATTGGCTACAACGCTTTGAGAAAGATCAGAAGCAAGCAAATCCGATCTGGACCTGGGAACATATGGTGATTGATTATATCGCCGGGATGACGGATGCCTTTGCTGAGAAAATATATAATGAGCTATATGGGTTGAAGGTCGGCTCGATTTATGATTTGGATTAGATAGACGAGAAGATCAAAAGCATTTTATAAGAGGTCCCTGCTTGTTCATTTAGGTTTTTTAAATGAACAAGCAGGGACTCTTTTTATAGGACAAGTTCATTATTATTGATTTAAATACCATTGTATCGCAGTAACATCCATTTAACTAACCTCTCTTTATATGTGATTCCTGGATTTTCTCATTATAGAACAAGTGTTCCTAGAAATCAATTCCTAAAATTAATATTGGCGGGCATAATCGACGAGATTTAGGGATGGAGTGCCAGATGATAAATAGGAATTCATATTTTCGGTAAAAATATTTACGATCCGATTAGCGTATTGATCTGTTACGCCTGCGGAATGTGGAGTGATGATTACCTGCTCCATAGCCCAAAGTGGATGATCCTGCGGAAGGGGTTCGGTCTCGAATACATCCAATCCGGCACCGCGAAGCTGCCCACGATTCAGTGCATCGATTAGAGCCTCGGTATCGGTAGTCGCTCCACGTCCAACGTTAATGTAATAGGAGCCTTGTTTAAAGGCGGAGAAGATTGCAGTATTAAATAAATGTTTAGTCTCATCAGTGATAGGGAGTATGTTGATGATAAAGTCGCCTTGGCTCACAGCTTCTGGCAGGTGGCCTGTGGTATATACTTGATCAAAATCAGCGAGCGGTTTACCTGAGCGACTCACCCCGATGGTCTTCATCCGGAAGGCTTTAGCAATTCTAGCTGTTTCGCTGCCGATGGCCCCGGTTCCAACAATAACGGCTGTCTTGCCAAATAATTCACTTTCACTACCCTCAGAGTTCCAGTAGCGATTCTGCTGATTACGTACTGCTGTATGCAAATTACGTGTAAAGAGTAGCATGAAGCCGAAGATTACCGCAGAAATAGGCTCGGCATGAACTCCGCTGGCGCTGGTCAAAAGAATACCACGTTCCTTAAAACGCTCAAGCGGAAGTTTTTCAATTCCAGCAGACCAAGATTGTACCCAGCGAAGGGGGGAATCTGGACGAAGAAGTGTATCGGCAATGCCTTTGGCCCAGCCGATTACGATTTCAGCATCAGCAAGAAGCTGTAGATCCGGATTTTTGCCATTTCCTTGCGTGAATGTATAACCGGGGGCCGCCGCTCTGATCCTTTCCTGTTGCTGGGCTGTAAGTGGCTGTAAACATACTATGGACTTAGTCATGATGTATTCCTCCTGCTCTACGGTTTGATGAAAATGGATAATGTTATAGGATAAGGATACCAAATCTATAGGAGAAGGTGAAATTGATATGAATGCTAACGCGTCGGATAAAGATTCAGAACGATTGTTTATTGCTGTGAAATTACCCTTGGAACTTCGACAAGTTTTGGCTCAGGAGTGCTCCAATCTATCTCAGACTTATCAGTTCGCTAAATGGACGCATCCAGAGGATTATCATATTACCCTGCAATTTTTGGGAGACACCCCGAAGACGATAATCCCGGATTTAATCATGGCGTTGAAGCAGTTGTCAGGGCAATGCCGCCCCTTCAAACTATCCTTGGACAAATGGGGTACATTCGGTCTTCCAACGGCTCCAAGAGTGTTATGGGTAGGGGTTTCTGGCGAATTAGAGGAGCTGAATCAACTAGCTACGAAAGTACACTCTGCGATGCTTCCATTAGGTTTTCCAGCTGAATCTAGGGAGTATAAACCACATCTCACAGTTGCACGAAAGTATCGGGGAAAAATTTCAATTGATGATAAAATGCTGGAAAATTTACTGAAATTGGATGATGAAAAAAGATCAAAAATCTTTCATAGAGACTGGACGATTGATAGTTTTGTGTTGTATGCTACCAGAATGTATGCCATTCCTATGTATGAAATCATTGAAAATATTACATTTTAAAATCGATATTTAAGTTTTCAAAGCTTCCGTTTTCGGTTACATACAAATAGGAATGTGCCGTGAAATAGGAGGAATATCATGTTAATTTTTAAAAAAAACCGCTATATTGCGTTGCTCGTTGGCGTTATATTAGTGTGTTTCTCTGCCATAAGCTTATTGCAACACGAACAGGTTGCCGAAGGGAAAACTGATAGTGTGCAGATGGACAAGTTGCAATCTACGAGCCGTGCAGCGGTACTTGACCTTGTACAAGAACAATCAATATCTAGTAAGACGAGGGGCACTAATAAAGTTTCACAAACAAATAAGCTTTATAACACAGTTAGCTTGCTCAGTTCCACTTGGACACCAGAGCAGGATGTGGAATGGCTTAGTATGAGTAAAATAAAGCGACAAGACACATCACACGCTTCCATAGTTCGGGTAAAGGCTGATGTAGTACAATCTAAGCCAGCTGTGCAGAAAGCGCCGCAAATGGCGGAAACAGCAACAAAGAGCGCTCAGACTGTGGTTAAGACAGTCTCGGCATCTCAGAAAAACCCCCTCACAACATTATACTTCTCTCGGACCGAGCTATTAAGCCAGGAGCAGCAAAGTAATGCAACCCGGCGCTACGCTATATCCGAAGAAGAACTGCTTCTGCTACAAAAGATTGTAATGGCAGAGGCGGAAGGTGAACCGTACCAGGGCAAGGTGGCAGTTGCCAACGTTGTTCTGAATAGGCTACGGTCAGCCAAATTCCCCGACACGATATATAAGGTCATTTATCAAAAGCACCAATTTAGTCCTGTAGCTAACGGGCGTCTTAAACGTGTGAAGCCTAGTGATGATTGTATTAAAGCGGTGAACGCTGCGCTCTCCGGAATAAAGGAAGTTCCCGATGATACTTATTTTTTCCTATCGCTTAAGCTTGCGCAGGATCTTACCGTACATCATTCGCAGGAGTATGTTAAGACCATTGGAAATCATACTTTTTATAAATAATTGACCGAATCTGTGAACCTCAGCTATATATAGGGTAAACTAAACTATATAACCCTGGAGGTGGAAGAATCGTCATGAAGATCACTTATTACGGACACTCAGCACTGCTGGTAGAGACAGAGCAAGCGAAAGTTATTATTGACCCTTTTTTGTCAGGAAATCCGAACTCCGGTATTTCACCTGATGACATTACTGTAGATGCTGTACTGCTAACTCACGGTCACTCCGATCATTTAGGTGATGCTGTGCAAATAGCCAAACAGAATGATTGTCCGATCTTTGCTGTTTTTGAGCTTGCAGAATACTGCCGAATGAAGGGTGCCAAGGTTAAACATATGAATATAGGTGGCAGTCATATTTATGATGCCATTACCGTTAAATATACTCAGGCGTTTCATTCCTCATCGATTCAGGAAGGCGACGTTTGGATTTATGCTGGACAGCCTGCAGGTATTCTATTGACGATAGAGGGGAAGACGTTATTCCATGCTGGTGACACCGCACTGTTCGGTGATATGCGTCTAATTGGAGAGAGGACTGCGATTGACTTGGCGGCCCTGCCTATAGGCGATATGCTGACCATGGGACCGGATGATGCGCTCTTGGCTGCACGCTGGTTGCGGGCGGATAAGGTCATACCGCTTCATTACAATACATTTCCGGATATTGCTCAGGATGCTGTGGATTTCTGTAATCGTCTGCGCCAGGAGGGTGTAGAGGGATTTCCACTTAAAGCTGGCGAAAGTATAGAAGTATAAATCAATCCCGATCACATGTTACAAAAAAAAGCAGGTAACTGGGGAGTTCCCCGGCTACCTGCTTTTCTTTAAGGTGTAATGCACACAGCTTCTTCGCTTCGGGCTTGAGGTCTTGAACCTCTGATATCAGCTGATTTGTCTGCAGGATTGCCTAACATCTGCAGAACAGTAGTCGCGCAGCTTTGCGGTTGATGCTTATCAGGGGCAAGTCGGCGTTTGCGCTGCTCTTCGAGAACAGAATATTCACGGAGCATCATAGAGAACCATTTGTTCACTACTTCACAGTCGAGCACCTCAGCTAACCCTAGCTCGACGAAATATTGGCAGTTTTTCTCTTCCTGTCCTGGAATAGCTTTATAGAAAAGCATCGGAATTCCCTTAGCCTGACCTTCTGTACAGGTCATACCACCAGGCTTTGTGATTAGTAGGTCGGAAGCATCCATCAATTTATTGATTTCACTGGTGTATCCAAGAATCTTAACATTAGGATGATTCAGTCTTGGATTGGACTTCATTTTGGCTATAAGCTTCTCATTGCTGCCCATACAGAAGATGAGCTGGATGTTATCCATTCTGGCTGTGAGTGAATTCATAATCTTTTTGCCGAACATCAGCCCCCATCCTCCACCCATTATAAGTACTGTAGGGATATCGGCTAGACCTAGTTCCTTGCGGAGCAGCGTCTTGTTGGATCGTTCCCAGAACTTCGGATGCACAGGAATGCCCGTGACCGTTACAAGCTCGGGAGCAATTCCACGGCCTGTTAGAATAGATTTGACGCGTGGGGTAGATACGAGATAACGGTTGACCTCAGAATTTACCCAGCTACCATGTGCATCATAATCTGTAATTAACGTATACAGCGGTACCTTCAATCCGCGACGCTTTAGTCTGGAAATGACAGCGGCCGGAATGGGATGCGTGCAAATAATCAAATCAGGCTTTAGCTGCTCGATCACTTGTGAGGCATGTGTATAAAAAATCCGGTGAAGTGCCATCTTAGTCAACGGGTTCAATGATTTATGATACTGTGTCTTATACATCATGCCGACCAGCTTAGGCTGGCTGCTAACTGTTTTTCGGTAAGCGGAAAGAATCCATGGGGCGACCATTGGGTTAAGGAATTTACCTAACTCGATGACTCGGCACTGGACATCCGGATTCAGCAGCTTTATTCCTTCGGCCAGAGCATAGGCTGCTCCTGTGTGGCCCGTACCGAAGCCTTCCGAAAACAGCAGTACTCTTTTCTTTCGCATAAGTTCACCTGCTACTTTCCTTTTCAATAGAAATGCGGAATTTCTTCTAAATTAGATTATGGAAAATTGTTCTCTACTCACATTATACAAATAAGACGTAAAATAAAAGTTAAAACCCTGCAATAAATTAAAAAATAAAAGATTTTCAAAACTATTGCAAACTGCAAAGCTACATGTTAAAGTAATGAATGACCAATTGACCGGATTAGTAAAGTGGTCAGAAGTCAGCGGTAACGATATTTTCTGGAGAAAGGAAGTGGGCACAGGTGGCAGTGGTGGATCGAAGACAGCAGGTGCTTCAAGCCGCAGCAAAATCTTTTTCTTTATTCGGCTATAAGGCGACTACAATGGATCAGGTTGCTAAGATTGCAAATGTGGGTAAAGGAACCATTTACACCTTTTTTACAAACAAAGAGCAATTGTTTGATGAGATCCTGCGCGATATGATGGTGGAAATGAAGATGATTGCTGAGCGCGAGATCAGGCGAGACAGACCGTTCTTTGATAACCTGCATCGTGTGCTGGATGCGCTGCTGGAATTTCGAAGCGAGCAGGAGCTATTCATCAAGCTTTCCCAGGAAAGTCGCGAATTCGGAACGCCGCAGGCAGGAGAAGGGCTCGAGAAGATTGAGAACTTAGTTTTAGAATATTTAGAACGGGAGGTGCAACAAGCGCTCCAAAAGGGAGAAATCAAACCTTGCGATCCCAAAATCGTATCCGTAGTCATGTTCAGGTTATATATTGTATTGACTGCTGAACTGAATAAAACACATACTCCCTTGGACAAGGAACAGATCAAGATGTATTTTCATTTGTTTCTCGCCGAAGGATTGGCACAGTAAGCGTTGATTCAGGATAGGGATAGCGTTATCAGATTCGCTTTCCCTTAACAAATTCCAAGCTGTTTTAGGTATTAAAGAAGAGCCGTAAGGCGTTTTTTTATCCCCTAAGTTGACCGAATGGGGAAAATGGTCACCTAGTGTTACGTAATATTTCGCAAATAAAGCATTTTAAAGAGAGCATAAGCTCATAAGGAGAGAACCAGAATGAAATCATTATCCGTATTTACCAAGGATCTTGGCGCAGCCCTGAGAAATCCAAAAGTGCTGATTCCGATGATTGCCATCTTATTTATTCCGGTGATGTATAGCGGATTCTTCCTGAAGGCATTCTGGGATCCGTATGGCAAGATGAATGAACTACCGGTTGCAGTAGTCAACCAAGACGTAGGTGCTAATTATGAAGGAACACAACTTCAGGTCGGAGATGATCTGGTTGCAGAGCTTAAGGTAACCGACGGCTTTGAGTGGAACTTTGTTTCATTAGAAGAGGCGGAAGCAGGAATGAAGGACAATACTTATTATATGGCGATTGTTGTCCCAGAAGACTTCTCTGCTAAAGCTACAACACTTTTGGATGATGAACCACAACCGGCAAAAATTATTTATGAGCCAAATGAAGGCTACAACTTCCTGG
The window above is part of the Paenibacillus sp. FSL K6-0276 genome. Proteins encoded here:
- a CDS encoding polysaccharide deacetylase family protein, whose translation is MIWEVHTNQKVIALTFDDGPDPSETDQILKVLSQYHAKCTFFAIGKRIAAYPEVAKRVISEGHELANHTYNHVYFRKPINKAQFERELNLTEEEIVKVSGKHSALFRPPGGMYDETLVDISNNMGLKPILWSWHQDTRDWNRPGVHSIVNKVIRNAHNGDIVLFHDHVHGQSQTREALKIILPELEKRGFRFVTVSELIKLSNTQQAGKPQ
- a CDS encoding metal-dependent hydrolase, encoding MKITYYGHSALLVETEQAKVIIDPFLSGNPNSGISPDDITVDAVLLTHGHSDHLGDAVQIAKQNDCPIFAVFELAEYCRMKGAKVKHMNIGGSHIYDAITVKYTQAFHSSSIQEGDVWIYAGQPAGILLTIEGKTLFHAGDTALFGDMRLIGERTAIDLAALPIGDMLTMGPDDALLAARWLRADKVIPLHYNTFPDIAQDAVDFCNRLRQEGVEGFPLKAGESIEV
- a CDS encoding helix-turn-helix transcriptional regulator, which translates into the protein MSDNTSYTTEEIARLLKISKLKVYDLIKKGELPSYRVGKQMRVDQSDLEVYKQNTRSGMAPSTFPLTFAGANPPTQAGAHSSHISSKDAGHSLVITGQDMSLDILATYLERHLPTERPLRSYAGSLDSLIAMYQGESDIVSTHLLDGDTGEYNLPYIRKILVGFSYVVVRLLTRSAGLYVQKGNPRGLHDWSHLQQGGLTLINRERGSGARVLLDEQLRLHGIPAASLSGYEQEENSHLAVAGKVARGEADVAIGTEKAAKIVDGIDFIPLIQECYDLVMLKKPEHEQWIATVIDILRSPAFQSELGSIHGYDLTETGTIIYET
- the dgt gene encoding dGTP triphosphohydrolase yields the protein MTLIEKREHRQYPEITRLETSRAAYERDYSRLIHSPTFRRLQGKSQVFGAGTGDYYRTRLTHSLEVAQIAREAAKSLLRSYPEVETSKAENPGLVIDPEVVECAAIAHDFGHPPFGHKGEEVLDNILEQLIEKKTNEAALQSGATGAERLLIHEQMKQRYEHFEGNAHNYRLIMFLEKRENIDGLNLSDAVLLGINKYPFPGTSLKKGMYLHEWAYISEIRKEWGIPAGKKTLEAQLMDLCDDIAYSAHDLEDGIKAGKIEVHEHFMHDSYIQRLIVEKITTLEDFFWKGWEEEGIRAKVEEVLSSFLRVWMEKMPTCENDYSRTRREVKAYWVSTFVASLGVIPDGDWKKVTFIKEGKEDEDMLRTVSVLKSFAWVTMIRDLRVQRLQKRSEWILRRLWGAFLDPQTSKAIIPSDWLQRFEKDQKQANPIWTWEHMVIDYIAGMTDAFAEKIYNELYGLKVGSIYDLD
- a CDS encoding TetR/AcrR family transcriptional regulator; translation: MAVVDRRQQVLQAAAKSFSLFGYKATTMDQVAKIANVGKGTIYTFFTNKEQLFDEILRDMMVEMKMIAEREIRRDRPFFDNLHRVLDALLEFRSEQELFIKLSQESREFGTPQAGEGLEKIENLVLEYLEREVQQALQKGEIKPCDPKIVSVVMFRLYIVLTAELNKTHTPLDKEQIKMYFHLFLAEGLAQ
- a CDS encoding glycosyltransferase — protein: MRKKRVLLFSEGFGTGHTGAAYALAEGIKLLNPDVQCRVIELGKFLNPMVAPWILSAYRKTVSSQPKLVGMMYKTQYHKSLNPLTKMALHRIFYTHASQVIEQLKPDLIICTHPIPAAVISRLKRRGLKVPLYTLITDYDAHGSWVNSEVNRYLVSTPRVKSILTGRGIAPELVTVTGIPVHPKFWERSNKTLLRKELGLADIPTVLIMGGGWGLMFGKKIMNSLTARMDNIQLIFCMGSNEKLIAKMKSNPRLNHPNVKILGYTSEINKLMDASDLLITKPGGMTCTEGQAKGIPMLFYKAIPGQEEKNCQYFVELGLAEVLDCEVVNKWFSMMLREYSVLEEQRKRRLAPDKHQPQSCATTVLQMLGNPADKSADIRGSRPQARSEEAVCITP
- the thpR gene encoding RNA 2',3'-cyclic phosphodiesterase, which encodes MNANASDKDSERLFIAVKLPLELRQVLAQECSNLSQTYQFAKWTHPEDYHITLQFLGDTPKTIIPDLIMALKQLSGQCRPFKLSLDKWGTFGLPTAPRVLWVGVSGELEELNQLATKVHSAMLPLGFPAESREYKPHLTVARKYRGKISIDDKMLENLLKLDDEKRSKIFHRDWTIDSFVLYATRMYAIPMYEIIENITF
- a CDS encoding D-2-hydroxyacid dehydrogenase produces the protein MTKSIVCLQPLTAQQQERIRAAAPGYTFTQGNGKNPDLQLLADAEIVIGWAKGIADTLLRPDSPLRWVQSWSAGIEKLPLERFKERGILLTSASGVHAEPISAVIFGFMLLFTRNLHTAVRNQQNRYWNSEGSESELFGKTAVIVGTGAIGSETARIAKAFRMKTIGVSRSGKPLADFDQVYTTGHLPEAVSQGDFIINILPITDETKHLFNTAIFSAFKQGSYYINVGRGATTDTEALIDALNRGQLRGAGLDVFETEPLPQDHPLWAMEQVIITPHSAGVTDQYANRIVNIFTENMNSYLSSGTPSLNLVDYARQY
- a CDS encoding cell wall hydrolase, which gives rise to MLIFKKNRYIALLVGVILVCFSAISLLQHEQVAEGKTDSVQMDKLQSTSRAAVLDLVQEQSISSKTRGTNKVSQTNKLYNTVSLLSSTWTPEQDVEWLSMSKIKRQDTSHASIVRVKADVVQSKPAVQKAPQMAETATKSAQTVVKTVSASQKNPLTTLYFSRTELLSQEQQSNATRRYAISEEELLLLQKIVMAEAEGEPYQGKVAVANVVLNRLRSAKFPDTIYKVIYQKHQFSPVANGRLKRVKPSDDCIKAVNAALSGIKEVPDDTYFFLSLKLAQDLTVHHSQEYVKTIGNHTFYK